In the genome of Candidatus Lernaella stagnicola, one region contains:
- a CDS encoding glycosyltransferase family 4 protein, which translates to MKSFYAIASLLAGGGIGNTAYHAVAGLERAGRLQRLVALGHRPCDIPEERITDVRFLPRRALFPLGDKAFYWLKNRRFDLACRRALRGDSSVVHLWNSQATGTARQAKAAGQKLVIDRASTHILTQTDILVDAYARFGIHYSPTYRETIERCREEYELADVVLTPSPNSYESFAAHGFELRKVVRCPFGVDFTKITPRREPPERFVALFVGQIGVRKGVPTLLDAWDRAGLDGELWLAGGEEEAIRPHLVPWRDRPDIRWLGFRRDVPELMRRASVFVFPSLEEGSALVTYEAMAAGLPLIVTPAAGSVARPGEEALFVDAYDADGLAAALTELQANPDRAATMGHRARGRVEQFPWQAYGDRVAAVHAALESGESLPVFE; encoded by the coding sequence ATGAAATCCTTCTATGCTATCGCCTCGTTGCTGGCCGGGGGCGGTATCGGCAACACCGCCTACCACGCCGTGGCCGGGCTCGAACGCGCCGGGCGACTGCAACGCCTGGTCGCGCTGGGTCACCGGCCTTGCGATATCCCCGAGGAGCGTATTACCGACGTTCGCTTCCTGCCGCGCCGCGCGTTGTTCCCCTTGGGTGATAAAGCGTTTTATTGGTTGAAAAATCGACGCTTCGACCTCGCTTGCCGCCGGGCGCTACGCGGGGATTCCTCAGTCGTGCATCTGTGGAACAGCCAGGCGACCGGCACGGCGCGGCAAGCCAAGGCGGCGGGGCAAAAGCTCGTGATCGACCGCGCCAGCACGCACATTCTCACCCAAACCGATATCTTGGTCGACGCTTACGCGCGATTCGGTATCCACTATTCGCCGACCTACCGCGAAACCATCGAGCGGTGCCGGGAAGAGTACGAACTGGCCGACGTGGTCCTGACGCCCAGCCCGAACAGCTACGAGAGTTTCGCCGCGCACGGTTTTGAGTTGCGCAAAGTCGTGCGTTGCCCCTTCGGCGTCGATTTCACCAAGATCACGCCGCGCCGGGAACCGCCGGAGCGCTTCGTCGCGCTTTTCGTCGGGCAAATCGGCGTGCGTAAAGGCGTGCCGACGCTGCTCGATGCGTGGGATCGCGCCGGCCTGGACGGTGAACTGTGGTTGGCCGGTGGCGAAGAAGAGGCCATTCGTCCGCATCTGGTGCCGTGGCGCGACCGGCCCGACATCCGCTGGTTGGGTTTTCGCCGCGACGTGCCCGAACTGATGCGGCGCGCGTCGGTTTTTGTGTTCCCCTCGTTGGAGGAGGGCAGTGCGCTGGTCACCTACGAGGCGATGGCCGCGGGTCTGCCGCTGATCGTCACGCCGGCCGCCGGTAGTGTCGCACGACCCGGAGAGGAAGCGCTTTTCGTCGACGCTTACGATGCCGACGGCTTGGCTGCGGCCCTCACCGAATTGCAGGCGAATCCGGACCGCGCCGCCACCATGGGCCACCGGGCGCGTGGGCGCGTCGAGCAATTCCCCTGGCAGGCGTACGGGGACCGCGTGGCCGCCGTTCATGCAGCGCTGGAGAGTGGCGAGTCCCTGCCGGTTTTCGAGTAG
- a CDS encoding rhodanese-like domain-containing protein, giving the protein MTYRSAVFTLIAASLLLTPSFGSATGSDGEAYIDENTVVDWLENDTVPRNVVLLDVRTPTEFAAGHLPDAVNINLLSMEFPDRIDQLDRDKRYVLYCRTQNRSGFAYRLMKKMGFENIRILQTGYATWFAKGWPTTQ; this is encoded by the coding sequence ATGACTTACCGCAGTGCTGTTTTCACATTGATTGCCGCGTCGTTACTCTTGACGCCGTCGTTTGGGTCGGCAACCGGAAGCGACGGCGAGGCCTACATCGACGAAAACACCGTAGTCGATTGGCTGGAAAACGACACCGTTCCCCGCAACGTCGTATTGTTGGATGTCCGCACGCCGACCGAGTTCGCCGCGGGGCACCTTCCCGACGCGGTCAACATCAACCTGCTTTCGATGGAGTTTCCGGACCGCATCGACCAGCTCGACCGCGACAAGCGCTACGTCCTCTATTGCCGCACGCAAAATCGCAGCGGCTTCGCGTATCGGCTGATGAAAAAAATGGGTTTCGAGAACATACGGATTCTCCAAACCGGCTACGCGACTTGGTTTGCGAAAGGATGGCCCACGACGCAGTAA
- a CDS encoding adenylate kinase, with amino-acid sequence MYLILLGAPGAGKGTVAKKLLTAVDAAHISTGDILRGNVAAGTELGRQAKSFMDTGGLVPDELILDMMKERLAEDDAQKGFILDGFPRTVPQAEGLGAILEELDIELTGVINIEVPEQVILERILSRRTCSNTDCQAIYNVKFKPPKQEDVCDLCGGKLIVREDETEQVVKQRLDVYDKNTSPLIAYYEAKGHLHRFPGESSDVIFDGVMELLKG; translated from the coding sequence ATGTACTTGATCCTTTTGGGCGCTCCGGGCGCCGGTAAAGGCACCGTCGCGAAAAAACTGCTCACCGCCGTCGACGCCGCGCACATCAGCACCGGCGACATCCTGCGCGGCAACGTCGCCGCCGGGACCGAATTGGGCCGACAGGCTAAATCTTTCATGGACACCGGCGGGCTCGTGCCCGACGAACTGATCCTGGACATGATGAAAGAACGCCTGGCTGAAGACGACGCCCAGAAGGGCTTCATCCTCGACGGCTTCCCGCGCACCGTGCCCCAGGCCGAGGGCCTCGGCGCCATCCTCGAGGAATTGGACATCGAGCTGACCGGCGTGATCAACATCGAAGTGCCCGAGCAAGTCATCCTCGAGCGCATCCTCTCCCGCCGTACCTGCAGCAACACCGATTGCCAAGCGATCTACAACGTGAAGTTCAAACCGCCGAAGCAGGAAGACGTCTGCGACCTGTGCGGCGGCAAACTCATCGTGCGCGAAGATGAAACCGAGCAGGTCGTCAAACAGCGCCTGGACGTCTACGACAAAAACACGTCCCCGCTGATCGCCTACTACGAAGCCAAGGGCCACCTGCACCGCTTCCCCGGCGAGTCCAGCGACGTGATCTTCGACGGCGTGATGGAACTGCTCAAGGGGTAG
- the secA gene encoding preprotein translocase subunit SecA — protein sequence MGILTKVFGTKNERELKRLDKTLEEVNAWEERVQALSDEQITARAKEIAADIQATGEGIDDKKEAHEAMFEAQLQNLPEVFAMVREAGVRTTGMRHFDVQITGGIVLWEGNIAEMKTGEGKTLAATLPMTLHAMAGTGAHLVTVNDYLAKRDAEWMGPIYNMMGLSVGLVIHAVDPDKRQASYGADITYGTNNEFGFDYLRDNMKTHFSQLMQRDHCFVIVDEVDSILIDEARTPLIISGPVREDPQALFTVRDVVRRLKREDHYEVDEKHRNVTLTDEGVTAVEQGLQIANVFEDEHADTLHKVENMLRAYALYQRDRHYIVKAREVILVDEHTGRTMPGRRLSEGLHQAIEAKENVTVRAESQTYATISLQNYFRMYTRLAGMTGTADTEAAEFKKIYDLDVVVIPTNVPMVRDDQPDKVYLSGDEKFAGVYVDILESHLRGQPVLVGTTSVEMNELVSDLLNNARKKKRVRDILDRPSIEQTFTRLNEEYGLDLDPKIYKVPHHLLNAKFHAAEALIVAQGGRFRSVTVATNMAGRGTDVKLGGDPEALTLTEDGIEREQHPKAFERAVEKWTPICREERVKVLAVGGLRVVGTERHESRRVDNQLRGRSGRQGDPGSSCFYLSLEDDLLRIFGDRMESILSRLQIEKDMPIVSHRMMDRAIERAQKAVEGHNFDIRKRLLEYDDVMNQQRTVIYRIRQQCLMERDVHEQILEMAQEVAGNTVLGYTSAMGKSPDMWDLDGLRRVFKRRYGVEIELPEGSDVFSINPDIIAEEMAIVMPQRLEERLNAIKDLDKKRYESIEQNAGDQEKFLDALIGQVALFHADIYAPEGLPPGKWRYEELDAVLSQKYGFTLSIEPAARVTMSLEGLVKQIQARMREALAANHDAVAQYVREDWDSAKKHKQQRMVAVAEQRLYLWAIDHHWMRHLWRMDNLRDAVSFRGYAQRDPLLEYKREGYEAFDEVMWEVKKTAVNLLFHIGYDMRTGRVHLPTMDDLSEDAKTVKEASGNIYEETAQQQQVANAPTDRPKQQPVKRDRPKVGRNEPCPCGSGKKYKKCCWDKDRQASG from the coding sequence ATGGGCATACTGACCAAAGTCTTCGGCACAAAAAACGAGCGCGAACTCAAGCGGCTCGACAAAACCCTTGAAGAAGTGAACGCCTGGGAGGAGAGAGTCCAGGCGCTGAGCGACGAGCAGATCACCGCGCGCGCCAAAGAGATCGCCGCTGATATTCAGGCCACCGGCGAGGGCATCGACGACAAAAAAGAAGCCCACGAAGCCATGTTCGAAGCCCAGCTCCAAAACCTGCCTGAAGTTTTCGCCATGGTCCGCGAAGCCGGGGTTCGCACGACCGGCATGCGGCATTTCGACGTGCAGATAACCGGCGGCATCGTGTTATGGGAAGGCAACATCGCCGAAATGAAAACCGGCGAGGGAAAAACGCTGGCGGCGACATTACCGATGACGTTGCACGCGATGGCCGGCACCGGCGCTCACCTGGTCACCGTCAACGACTACCTGGCCAAGCGCGACGCGGAGTGGATGGGGCCGATTTACAACATGATGGGGCTGTCCGTCGGTCTGGTCATCCACGCAGTCGACCCCGACAAGCGACAAGCCAGCTACGGCGCCGACATCACCTACGGTACCAACAACGAGTTCGGCTTCGATTATTTGCGCGACAACATGAAAACCCACTTCAGCCAACTCATGCAGCGCGACCATTGTTTCGTCATCGTCGATGAAGTGGACTCCATTTTGATCGACGAGGCGCGCACGCCCCTGATCATCAGCGGGCCGGTCCGCGAAGACCCGCAAGCGCTGTTCACGGTGCGCGACGTGGTGCGGCGTCTCAAGCGCGAAGACCATTACGAAGTGGATGAAAAGCACCGCAACGTCACCTTGACCGACGAGGGCGTCACCGCCGTCGAGCAGGGTCTGCAAATCGCCAATGTTTTTGAAGACGAACACGCCGACACGCTGCACAAAGTCGAGAACATGCTGCGCGCCTACGCCCTGTACCAGCGCGATCGCCACTACATCGTCAAAGCGCGCGAGGTGATTCTCGTCGACGAGCACACCGGCCGCACGATGCCCGGCCGCCGTTTGTCCGAAGGCTTGCACCAGGCGATCGAGGCGAAGGAAAACGTCACCGTCCGGGCCGAGAGCCAAACGTATGCGACCATCTCGCTGCAAAACTACTTCCGCATGTACACGCGCCTGGCGGGCATGACCGGTACGGCGGACACCGAAGCGGCCGAGTTCAAGAAAATTTACGATCTGGATGTCGTGGTCATTCCTACCAACGTGCCGATGGTCCGCGACGATCAACCGGATAAAGTCTACCTCTCAGGCGACGAAAAATTCGCCGGCGTGTATGTCGATATCCTCGAATCGCACCTGCGCGGTCAGCCGGTGCTGGTCGGTACGACTTCCGTTGAGATGAACGAACTGGTCAGCGACCTGCTCAACAACGCCCGCAAGAAAAAACGCGTGCGCGACATCTTGGACCGGCCGAGCATCGAGCAAACCTTTACGCGCCTAAACGAGGAATACGGCCTAGATCTCGACCCGAAAATCTACAAGGTGCCGCACCATCTGCTTAACGCAAAGTTCCACGCCGCTGAGGCATTGATCGTCGCCCAGGGCGGGCGCTTCCGTTCGGTCACCGTCGCCACCAACATGGCCGGCCGCGGCACCGACGTGAAACTCGGCGGCGATCCCGAAGCCCTGACCCTGACCGAAGACGGCATCGAACGGGAGCAGCACCCCAAAGCGTTCGAACGGGCGGTCGAGAAGTGGACGCCGATCTGCCGCGAGGAGCGCGTAAAAGTACTCGCCGTCGGCGGCTTGCGCGTCGTGGGCACCGAGCGGCACGAGTCACGGCGCGTCGACAATCAGTTGCGAGGCCGCAGCGGGCGCCAGGGTGACCCCGGGTCGTCGTGTTTCTACCTTTCGCTCGAAGACGACCTGCTGCGCATCTTCGGCGACCGCATGGAATCGATCCTATCGCGCCTGCAAATCGAAAAAGACATGCCCATCGTCAGCCACCGCATGATGGACCGCGCCATCGAGCGCGCCCAAAAGGCTGTCGAGGGGCACAACTTCGATATCCGCAAACGCCTGCTGGAATACGACGACGTCATGAACCAGCAGCGAACGGTGATCTACCGGATTCGCCAGCAATGCTTGATGGAACGCGACGTCCATGAGCAGATTCTCGAAATGGCGCAAGAAGTGGCGGGCAACACGGTGCTGGGCTACACCTCGGCCATGGGCAAGTCCCCGGACATGTGGGATCTCGATGGGCTGAGGCGCGTGTTCAAACGGCGTTACGGCGTCGAGATCGAGTTGCCCGAAGGCAGCGATGTGTTCAGCATCAATCCTGATATAATTGCCGAGGAAATGGCCATCGTGATGCCCCAGCGGCTCGAAGAGCGCCTCAACGCCATTAAAGACTTGGACAAGAAGCGTTACGAAAGCATCGAACAAAACGCGGGCGATCAGGAGAAATTCCTCGACGCCCTCATCGGCCAGGTGGCGCTGTTTCATGCCGACATTTACGCGCCCGAAGGATTACCGCCGGGCAAGTGGCGCTACGAGGAATTGGACGCCGTATTGAGTCAAAAGTACGGCTTTACCCTTTCGATCGAGCCCGCGGCGCGCGTCACGATGAGCCTGGAAGGGTTGGTCAAGCAGATTCAAGCGCGGATGAGGGAAGCCCTCGCGGCCAATCACGACGCCGTGGCCCAATATGTGCGCGAGGATTGGGATTCGGCCAAGAAACACAAGCAGCAGCGCATGGTCGCCGTCGCCGAACAGCGCCTTTATCTGTGGGCCATCGATCATCACTGGATGCGCCACCTGTGGCGCATGGACAACCTGCGCGACGCCGTGAGTTTCCGGGGTTACGCGCAACGCGACCCGCTGCTGGAATACAAGCGCGAAGGCTACGAGGCCTTCGACGAAGTCATGTGGGAAGTGAAGAAGACCGCGGTGAATCTGCTATTTCACATCGGCTACGACATGCGCACCGGACGGGTCCATTTACCGACCATGGACGATCTATCCGAGGATGCGAAGACGGTCAAAGAGGCTTCCGGCAACATCTACGAGGAGACGGCCCAACAGCAACAAGTGGCGAACGCTCCCACGGATCGGCCGAAACAACAACCGGTCAAACGGGATCGTCCAAAAGTCGGACGCAACGAACCTTGCCCCTGCGGCAGCGGAAAGAAATACAAGAAATGCTGCTGGGATAAGGATCGGCAGGCCAGCGGTTAG
- a CDS encoding CD225/dispanin family protein produces the protein MSNENYQPPQPPQPPPAQYYGQPTEHVPFAILTTLFCCMPFGLPAVYFTAKANGQKESGNNAGALESARKGKMWCWVSFGSGLVFWLLYVGLIGFAAMMEGLNF, from the coding sequence TTGTCGAACGAAAATTATCAACCACCGCAGCCGCCGCAACCGCCGCCCGCACAGTACTACGGACAACCCACCGAACACGTGCCGTTCGCTATTTTGACTACGTTGTTCTGTTGCATGCCTTTCGGTTTGCCGGCGGTGTACTTCACCGCCAAAGCCAACGGCCAGAAGGAATCCGGCAACAACGCCGGCGCGCTGGAATCGGCGCGCAAGGGCAAAATGTGGTGCTGGGTGTCTTTCGGTTCGGGGTTGGTTTTCTGGCTGCTCTACGTGGGCCTGATCGGCTTCGCGGCGATGATGGAAGGCCTCAATTTCTAG
- a CDS encoding GAF domain-containing protein, with product MEQDKTTIALLTNDEILRQRFSRALNDFAWCEGVDGALLLVIDGIDEILFKTFYDTPPVIVLSATDDFQAARAWFRAGAADVLPRTSSPEDLATSIRAVLKQSRASRHSEVLAGDLFYLRDLSEAASEGAELTFIFDRIVDVVSESLGVDLVSLMLLEEDEEHERQVLTIKAARGLEDSVRRDTKVAVGEAISGKVIASGQPLLITDVETAGLGVAANRPRYANKSLLSVPIKARNQTIGVLNVNNKTNGTGFDQSDLALLTTLCNQAGLAIDNASLFEQLLRHADELAGLNEQLKRISQAKSELIVNLSHELKTPLTAIQGYVDLLRCGMIDPGKVSAVLEKVHERGRHLSRLAERLVSYFALDSGLAKFYKRPFKFDVFAWKCIDEIRGRAKVKQVTMEIDAPSMRHAVVGDEQHYRELLLALLDNAVKFNHKGGKVRLYGKLVGDGRPTHLEVFVADSGPGISEHLREFIFEDFCQTDDIMTTKPDGLGLGLAIAKAVTKGHDCDLHLQETGPDGTTFSFTIDMHYDMEEITN from the coding sequence ATGGAACAAGACAAAACCACCATCGCGCTACTCACGAACGACGAAATATTGCGTCAGCGGTTTTCCCGCGCGCTTAACGACTTCGCATGGTGTGAGGGCGTCGACGGTGCGCTTCTGCTCGTGATCGACGGCATCGACGAAATCCTTTTCAAAACCTTTTACGATACGCCGCCGGTTATCGTATTGTCCGCCACCGACGATTTTCAGGCCGCGCGTGCGTGGTTTCGCGCCGGCGCCGCTGACGTGTTGCCGCGCACCAGTTCCCCCGAGGATCTGGCCACGTCGATTCGCGCCGTATTGAAGCAATCCCGCGCCTCGCGGCACTCCGAAGTGCTGGCGGGCGATCTTTTTTACTTGCGCGATTTATCGGAGGCCGCATCCGAAGGCGCCGAACTGACGTTCATCTTCGACCGCATCGTCGATGTGGTCTCCGAATCCCTGGGAGTCGATCTGGTCAGCCTCATGCTGCTGGAGGAGGACGAGGAGCACGAGCGCCAGGTGTTGACGATCAAGGCCGCGCGCGGTCTGGAAGATAGCGTGCGCCGCGATACGAAGGTCGCGGTGGGCGAAGCGATCAGCGGTAAAGTAATCGCCTCGGGGCAACCGCTGTTGATCACCGATGTGGAAACCGCCGGCCTGGGCGTCGCCGCCAACCGGCCTCGCTACGCCAACAAGAGCCTGCTTTCGGTGCCCATCAAAGCACGCAACCAAACGATCGGCGTGCTTAACGTCAACAACAAAACGAACGGCACGGGTTTCGACCAAAGCGACCTCGCGCTGCTCACGACGCTGTGCAACCAGGCGGGGCTCGCCATCGACAATGCCAGCCTCTTCGAACAACTGTTGCGGCACGCCGATGAATTGGCCGGTTTGAACGAGCAACTCAAACGCATCAGCCAGGCGAAAAGCGAGTTGATCGTCAACCTTTCCCACGAACTCAAAACGCCCCTCACCGCGATCCAGGGTTATGTCGACCTGTTGCGCTGCGGCATGATTGACCCCGGAAAAGTATCGGCGGTTCTCGAAAAAGTACACGAACGCGGCCGGCATCTTTCACGCCTGGCCGAACGCCTCGTTTCGTATTTTGCGCTCGATTCGGGCCTGGCGAAATTCTATAAGCGGCCGTTCAAATTCGACGTCTTCGCCTGGAAGTGCATCGACGAAATCCGCGGGCGCGCCAAAGTAAAACAAGTGACCATGGAGATCGACGCGCCCTCGATGCGGCATGCGGTCGTGGGCGACGAGCAACACTATCGCGAACTGCTGCTGGCGCTGCTGGACAACGCCGTGAAGTTCAACCACAAAGGCGGCAAGGTCCGCCTCTACGGGAAGCTGGTCGGTGATGGGCGCCCCACCCATTTGGAAGTTTTCGTTGCCGATTCCGGACCCGGCATTTCCGAGCATCTGCGCGAGTTCATCTTTGAAGACTTTTGCCAAACCGACGACATCATGACCACCAAACCCGACGGCCTCGGCTTGGGGCTGGCCATCGCGAAAGCCGTCACCAAGGGCCACGACTGCGACCTGCATCTGCAGGAAACCGGCCCCGACGGCACGACCTTCTCCTTCACGATAGACATGCACTACGACATGGAAGAAATCACCAACTAA
- a CDS encoding glycosyltransferase family 39 protein, which yields MYRTASRDGSLAVLKRRGGCAIVSGIMSRQPTDGVPATPPLLRSIGLIALAVSFAVRLFYLFMGEFNEDEMNTLQMAWQFANGVVPYLDTAGFRPPWSFFILRPLFAFFDRPTHIIWAARAMQLALSAAGLGFYFLFVDRLAGRRAAWWSLIAVSCFDFFVVRTTQVRAEPLLLLLLFAALYLFARWRADAGRLPAVFFAGLLLGAAVVTKYSAPFVALAPGVVLVIDAFTRRGRRRESLFAALLLAGGAVVAIVGTMMLASGGRWFAALKHIWLIAHGLRITEGQHGTNWFVLSTFITNPLFWMLAVVGFVYGHVRLAVLWRRRQPAWPVGLLLLLGWFSLAMILVRKSLFQQDLILPGLLLTPLAAMLLVRRIPLPLTSPRRRGGAVAILVAVMLVVPLLGGVAYERFTTQRTIGYYTEVVAHFWNARTPPAKRVAVDTEQFLAFLEGEHDWIHYYPVRSFRQSLALTKRISELTDPGEYVLSQAGHGIVRPEPLRVIKTQVVADLLKFDPKGSHALCRALRPFMPGMCDPTFTPGRRALTALEQHPPRLIVFSYAVADLVAKQPETRAWVAENYRVWFEPATLTFFGKPREP from the coding sequence TTGTACCGCACGGCGAGCCGCGACGGTAGCCTCGCGGTGTTGAAGCGTCGCGGCGGCTGTGCCATTGTTTCGGGGATCATGTCTCGCCAACCAACCGACGGTGTGCCCGCCACGCCCCCGCTGCTGCGCTCGATTGGGCTGATTGCCTTGGCGGTTTCCTTCGCCGTGCGCCTGTTTTACCTATTCATGGGTGAATTCAACGAAGACGAAATGAACACCCTGCAGATGGCGTGGCAGTTCGCAAACGGTGTGGTGCCTTACCTGGACACCGCCGGTTTCAGGCCGCCGTGGTCCTTTTTCATTTTGCGACCGCTGTTCGCGTTCTTTGACCGTCCGACGCACATCATTTGGGCGGCGCGGGCGATGCAGCTCGCTCTCTCGGCGGCGGGGCTGGGTTTCTATTTCCTTTTCGTCGACCGCTTGGCGGGCCGTCGCGCTGCTTGGTGGTCGTTGATTGCCGTGTCCTGTTTCGATTTCTTCGTCGTTCGCACGACGCAGGTGCGCGCCGAACCGTTGTTGCTGCTTCTGCTGTTCGCCGCGCTGTACCTTTTTGCGCGCTGGCGGGCCGATGCCGGTCGCTTGCCCGCGGTATTCTTCGCCGGGCTGCTGCTGGGCGCGGCCGTGGTCACGAAGTACTCCGCGCCCTTCGTCGCGTTGGCGCCGGGCGTGGTGCTTGTTATCGACGCCTTCACGCGCCGCGGTCGCCGTCGGGAGAGCCTCTTCGCCGCGTTGCTGCTCGCCGGGGGCGCCGTCGTGGCGATTGTAGGTACGATGATGCTGGCGAGCGGCGGCCGTTGGTTCGCGGCGCTGAAACACATTTGGCTCATCGCGCACGGCTTGCGGATTACTGAAGGCCAACACGGCACGAATTGGTTTGTGCTCAGCACCTTCATCACCAATCCCTTGTTCTGGATGTTGGCCGTCGTGGGCTTTGTGTACGGCCACGTTCGCCTGGCGGTACTTTGGCGACGCCGTCAGCCGGCCTGGCCCGTGGGCCTGCTGTTGTTGCTCGGCTGGTTCAGCCTGGCGATGATCTTGGTCCGAAAGAGCCTGTTTCAGCAGGATTTGATCCTGCCGGGACTGTTGCTGACGCCGCTTGCCGCGATGCTCCTGGTGCGGCGGATCCCTCTCCCACTAACTTCGCCACGCCGTCGTGGCGGCGCCGTGGCGATTCTCGTCGCCGTGATGCTGGTGGTTCCTCTCCTTGGAGGGGTCGCGTACGAGCGCTTCACGACGCAACGCACGATCGGGTATTACACAGAAGTCGTGGCGCATTTCTGGAACGCCAGAACGCCGCCGGCCAAGCGCGTGGCCGTCGACACGGAGCAGTTCCTGGCGTTTCTCGAGGGCGAGCACGACTGGATTCATTACTACCCCGTTCGCTCGTTCCGGCAATCGCTCGCCCTGACCAAGCGCATTAGTGAACTGACCGACCCCGGTGAGTACGTGCTGAGCCAAGCCGGTCACGGCATCGTTCGACCGGAGCCCTTGCGCGTAATCAAGACTCAGGTGGTCGCCGATTTGTTGAAGTTCGACCCAAAAGGAAGCCACGCGTTGTGCCGCGCACTGCGGCCCTTCATGCCCGGCATGTGCGATCCCACGTTCACGCCCGGCCGCCGCGCTTTAACGGCGCTGGAACAGCACCCGCCAAGGCTTATCGTGTTCAGTTACGCGGTGGCGGACCTAGTCGCCAAACAGCCGGAAACCCGCGCCTGGGTGGCCGAGAATTATCGCGTCTGGTTCGAGCCGGCGACGCTGACGTTCTTCGGCAAGCCGCGGGAACCTTAA
- a CDS encoding DUF2752 domain-containing protein, which yields MEKKRYLVAALGLVAGLGAAVLLYFRNPHVPGAYPPCPFHYLTGLWCPGCGVTRGIHDVMHGRFLEGLLQNPLLMLFLPFAVIWGGRAAWRLFVDPTAAPIVLKDKWIKVGLIVVLIYGILRNLPWWPFTILAPGG from the coding sequence GTGGAAAAAAAGCGTTATCTTGTCGCCGCCTTGGGGCTCGTAGCCGGGCTCGGGGCGGCGGTGCTTTTGTACTTCCGGAACCCCCACGTACCCGGCGCTTACCCGCCTTGCCCGTTTCACTACTTGACCGGCCTTTGGTGCCCCGGCTGCGGAGTGACGCGCGGCATCCACGACGTGATGCACGGGCGATTTTTAGAAGGCTTGTTGCAGAATCCGTTGCTGATGCTGTTTCTGCCTTTTGCGGTTATCTGGGGCGGACGCGCGGCGTGGCGTCTATTCGTCGATCCCACCGCGGCGCCGATCGTGTTGAAAGACAAGTGGATCAAGGTCGGACTGATCGTGGTTTTAATCTACGGCATCTTGCGTAACCTGCCGTGGTGGCCCTTCACGATCCTCGCTCCGGGAGGATGA